Genomic window (Helicoverpa zea isolate HzStark_Cry1AcR chromosome 9, ilHelZeax1.1, whole genome shotgun sequence):
ACAAAGGGAAACACACGTATATACCttaaatagtaataatataatgtgtaagTCTTCATTTTCTCTTGAATTACAATATGTTaagtacattataatatatgttGCATGTGTCTTAATGAGGTTATATCTGTAATATGGTAGTtgagtgtaaaatatttatatttctaggTAGAGACCGCCTAAGGATTAAATCCGCCGTTCAACATGGTGCACAaagtataaataattaacatacaaGGTGTTTATTAATTGTGTATTAAAGACAATCAGTGTTTGAATACATTCGACACGGTCGGAGGCTTCTAAGACAACTTTGGTACCTGATATAATCACGTCAGCTGCCGTTCTCCGTAGGCGTAAGCTACCGAAGGGCAGGCCTACCACCCTTGTCTCGTTTCCTTTCAGAGATTATGCTAATGTTACGTTTAATTAAGCTCTTTATTGACATTTGGGGATTTTTAATATTCATGAGTTTCGTTCCGCTTGAACCTCTCCATGTTTCAGAAGCATGGAGATACATGTAAATCGTTTCAAGATgttacatacttacctacaagAGCCTACAATTACATAGGTTTTTCATTTAGTTAAGTTActcaataaataactaaatctATGTACTAAGGTAAGATAAAGATGGGCTTTTGAGGACCAGCAACGTAACCAAGGCCACTCTTTCTCTCATTTGATTTAGCATAAATAactaaatcatcaaatgattgtGAGATCCTCCGTTGTGTGAGGCTGTGACTCAATTTTCTGTGTAGGTGACCTCAAACCTCCTCGCAAACCATCAGTCAAACTTTTCCTTCaataattcacaaaaaaaagataaagttTACACGTGTTAACTCTTCAAACATACCCAGGTAGGTCTCTAACCCCAAAGTTTCCTCATCCAAACTATTGACCGGGCCTTTCCGACCCATTGTCAATGCCGTTCGTCTAATTTAGCAACGGTACCAATACTTTGAAGACCGTTAACCCTTCGATGCGGGACGTTGCATTTTCCTCGTATGAGTTTTTAACTAAAATTCACCGAACTATGGTGTAAACGTTTTCCTGAATTTTTATGGCGTTAATAAGCCATTGGCGTTTAACGGTTTTCTTGTGAATTGTTTGTGACTTAAAACAATGGAGATAGCTATAACGGTTCTGTTTAATGTTTAACTGCAATTTGTCGTTTAAGCAATGATTTCAGAAACCTGTGGAAATATCACGTTTTATCCATAAATTGCAAATAATTTTGCGAATAATAAATAGTTCTCTAAAACAGTTAACAAAGAATCGTGAACAAAAGTCGGTATTTCCAATCATTTTGTACTACGCAGAAGTGAACGCTAGTTATTCCTACaacgaaatataaataatatttgtttccGCGAATCCTTTTCAGAGCCTTTTTGATTGGCCAATCAAATTCGCAGAAATGCTGGCTGCGAAACATTAGCATCCGGCCTGGATGACAGTCATATCTTTTAAACTGGTTTTATACTGGTAATATTCCCTGGTTTTGcctgttaaaattatttttattcacgaTGGTCTAATATGGGCGGACCAAGGCTTAATTTGACGTTGATCGAGCGAACGAAGTGACTAATACACATTACTGATGCAGCCAGCCCGCGTGTTTCtcattttggtatttttattttggctaCTTCTTCATTTAGtcattttgaatatttgttgGAGGAGTCATTAGCTGATGATTAGTTTAAAGCGACTGTCGTGTATTGCTTTTTCCGTGGAAATATTTTCCTTCTCTGACAGACCGACAGTGAAATTTATATGAGTAAGTAGCTCGCAAAAATAGCAGATCATATTTTGATTATAACCACGaatgaaacaaaaaagtaaaaaaaatatgttatggtTAATAAAGAATCAGCCGCCGCTTGCAATGATTGCAAATGTAATGTTTTTTGCTCgcaataatttaagtaattaactTGATTTTATTTCGTACGATCGTCGGTAGACCATGGGAATTTGTTCGGATTTCGGTTGTTTGAATACCGTTGATGGAATTCCAGGATTAAAGTTCAAGGTAGTGTGCCTAAGTATTTTCGATGTGTAgacgtatgtatgtatatctccATTAAGATAATCCTGTAGAGAACTGCAGACCGTAGACCGGCTTACTTTTGTTCTAAATATGTAGAAGAAAGCGAGTCTGCTTTTTGAAATTCTCGTAGGAATCggttatttttcaaaacagcAAAATTCTTAAATTCGCTAGAATTTCAATACCTAACTGGAGTCGGAATTATCACCACGCCTCTACTTATGTAGGCTATGTTTATTGAAAGGAAATGACGCCGGCAAACTTTAATACCTCTAGTATTGTATTGTTTCATAGAAGCAAAAAAAGATTGTTCCTGAATGGAAACGAAGTTCAGGCATGTCACTCATCCCTAGTGATGAAAcaattacctacctacgttTAGTATCATGACATGTCATCTACGAATTTCCTCATCGAAACAGACACTTTTTATAACGCTACTATCAAGTTTACAAGTATGTAATAATGAATCTTATAACCATATCGTAGCCGAAAGACATGAAAGGCAGGTATGACATAACCCGGTTTCACATTAATATTCATCACATACTCGCGTCTGTCGGCGTGTCACGACACACGTGGCGACTGCAACATTGTAAGGTACCTACTACTAGTGTTGTATTgtaatattaaagtttaaaacatCGTGGGATTATTGAATAGAATCGTAACTTATGTTGTTGCCTATGTGTGTTTGTTACGTTTGCACGCTTTTCTTAttgtcaggatctgatgatggactTGATCAAATCCTTTAGGTAAGTGTTACAGcgaaattagtttttgttttttttagcctgaattgtcccactgctaggaaaaggcctccccattttgtctccacatctctcgatcttttgagtgTTCTAACCAATCAGGGTTGTAGTCCATCTCTTCTGGGGCCTACCCCGTCTGCGATGCGAAAttagtagaaaaaataataagagaAATACTAGCCTAAAGCTGTATTATCTTAATAGTCACTCATCTTGCACAATTAATCATTTAGCTTATGTATGTACTTAAGCTATTAGTCTAGTTACGTAAAGCCTCCCTTTACGTGTTCCAATTTGCCGGacttggcagaagctagtaatcaACTAGGTACATAGTACGTTGTTCGAAATctacataattaattactaaccGACAGACAAGCAATTATATAGATACTGTTacctaaatattaattatgaattcGTCTATTCTTTTTGTATTTAGAGAACCTTAATTAATACTAATCTACGTTTCGGTAATCCGACTAATTATTTCGTTGTTtcttagaaaatattaatttgatataAAGAAGATTAGACTTTATGGGTGCTTATATAAACacaaagaaacaggttgtaatttacctgtttctttataagtgagtcaataggattgtattgaaatatttactaactgcctcgttggtctagctgtcgtaagtgcggctgctgagcacgaggtctcgggttcgattcccgagtcgggccgaaatcgcttagtgggttttagaagactttcacaaagcagcccggagcctggaagttggtgattgatacacccgtgcatcggagagcacgtaaatgtcggtcctgcgcctgatctctctccggtcgtgtcggataaccgtcccatcgggctatgagagttaaggaatagtgagtgcacctgtgtctgcgcaaatgctcgtgcactataatatgtcctgcgtagttggctaatctccttacgtgagaacagccgtcgtagccgataatcggctaggaggacatcatcatcattcattgAAATATTgcacctgcactgatcggtacctacccttacaggtttgtctgtaccggtaacctgtttctttatgtaagcaccctatgAGACTATAATTTGGATTGTAAGAGCTATTGCACACTGCCGACTAAACTGTAGGCTGATAGTTGGCCCAAAGGTTGACCAAAAGTTCATTTTTAAGGTAACAGTGTCGGATAATGGACCCGATCTAATTTATCAGCAGCTACCTCTGTGTAAaatatcatcttcatcatcatcgttCTGCCCTTCTATACTATACCGTTCATCTTAATAAGGCTCTGCAcgacgtcatctcacaagtaacgtaTTAATATCATGGAGAAAAAAATGCCGAGCATATTATACCTACTAGAAATTTAAATGCCAGACGAAAAGGCGTTATATACgaggtaggtataggtatatacACATACTCGTTTGAAATAATCATCGGCTTCCGCGAATTTTCAGCCCACATAATCTTCATCGTAATAATCGCTACATTTATATCTTGAAAAAATCCTTACTAATCCCTTCCATATTAAAAATGTGAAAGTTAATCTGAAATACGTCTGCGTGTAGGAATTTACATAAGGATTAGGACCTGAATTTTAAGGTGAATTTGGTTATCTAAGCTAAACGTACCTATATTTAGTTAGGATTAGGAAAGTACAAGATCGAACGATCAAAGGgttggcgcggtcggtccgtggcgACCATCCTATGCCATATTGGGTTCCCCTGTTCTTCGGAAGATACGTTCAATAATGAGGTGTAATTTGCGTCATTATGGGATTATCAATGTTCGCAGCAGTTTGCCCATGTTACTgtgttgaggtcagatagggaatcgctctatgtaaaacactggtactcagctgtatccacCTAGACTGGAATTCGAAAGTATTGCAGTTGGCAAAGCTATATGAACAATGAACATATTACATTTAggtactttaataaaataaaaactaatttaaccTGGTCTAGGAAATACTGAAACCTGGATGCAATGCATATGAAACCGCATGAAAGAGCTAGACCCACACCATATGAAATTGAAGTACCTAGGTATGCACCTATGTGGTAATACTCTATCGTGATTACAACGTAATAAATATCACACATACGGATATGGAATTGTAATACGAACGCATTCATGAATCACGCCAAGTGACCAGCGGCTGACAAGATTATCTACGTTCCACGCATTGATTGATCCGTAAAGTCAAGCTGACTTTGCCGCGGCGTGGAAAATGATGCGTTGACAAAACAGAAGTGAATCAGCTTATGActcaaataagtaggtacttgcaGATCATGGAAAGCAGTCAGTTCTATGGATCATTAACATTTTTTGCGATAATTTTCGGTGGgatttttgtcaaaatttacgttttattaaaatattttcaggggGATGAGTGTAACACGCTACACACGAGTTCAATCTGTTTCTGGACTCATATTTTTGTATCGTTAACTCGTAATAAACAACTAAGGAATGACCTTTTTTGAAAATGGTGCTACCCCAAGTAAAAACCATTTGTCAcaatacttaggtattattGGTTATAGGTATGCCTATTAAGAACACCATTTGCTACTATCGGCTcccattaaatattaaaatacaaaggTAATTAAAACCAAACCTGTGCGTCACGCAAAAACTATAGTCTTCAACGAATTGCACACATACAATACCTACTGAAATACAGCATCGGAATGCCAAACGAAAACGTATGAAAGTAAcattaatgtaggtataaaattccGCAGCCAGTTAGCAGAATTAATTTTATACCAGCCGATCGTTTCAGAGAAATGTGAATATTGACTGCATTTTTAACTTCTTTTTTTACTGCGAACTTACGACagagataataataattaatactcTTTAAAAACTCAACCTTTTTGACTTACATTAATAATCAATTCACGTCCTTTTTGTTCGAGTTTTgaacgaaattaattttaatttaatcgcTTTTACTGGAAGTGTATCACGGTCGATGTTGTTAGGAAACAATTCGGTCTTgtattgagaaataaataataattacttgcGTTATTATTTCTCGTGAAGTCTTCAAGAGCGTGGGATAAAAGGGTCAATAGTTGTTCTACATGGATAAGTTCTAGGAACGTATTGGTTACAAAAGAGTTTTATTATGATCGACAGCATAGCGCCTCTTTTTATAGAATGCAAATTCTCCGAAACAATTCAGTAATTGGATGAATACGGCGTGGTATAAcgcgatattttaaaattaatgcagctatatatttgttacaaaataaagtatttttagcgATTATAATCCCAactaataggtattataaatgcgaaagtaactctgtctgtctgtctgtgacaCTTTCACGTCCAAACCattaaactgattttaataacattcggtacagagatagagttgaccttgagaaagaacataggatagtttttatcccggacttttgaagaattctcttggaaacgcgacaTAACCGAACTcaacgcgggcgaagccgctggcggaagctagtaacgatataaactaacaaaaataaaggGATTTTCAGGAGTGTTTGCATGTTTTTCGAcatttacttaggtatatttacattacattaacCTTTTTGAAAAGGATCAATAATTTATAGAACAGGTTAATTTGAGCAAGCAATGACTAATACAAATGTCAAATCAAATTACCAGTCTCGCTAATTATGTCgtctagatcagtggttcttaacctttttgacatgagggaccactttaactaaagtttgtcttgccggggaccacctcatcggtttacctaaattagcactcatttctttattatttatcaaaaaaaaaaatttgaatttttgggtcagttctactcaaagctaaacacATGGCGGctgttgtgtaggtaagcaaatgcaaataaggaaaaacttgcctatgtagtttccaaatgcgcgagcgaagcgagcgcgaaattttaatcggacttattgtttattgacaaatgcaaaaataagggcatacagtCTCTGAagacgcgagcgaagcgagcgctaaatttttatcggacttaaaacaaaaatgacataaaatttagcccaaacgtacttaacgttttgtttgttgacaaatgcaaaaataagggccacaATGTAGttgctgaatacgcgagcgaagcgagcgcgaaattttatcggacttaaaccaaatattacgtaaaattgagcccaaacgtacttaactttttgtttgttgactaatgccaaaataagggcatatagtttctgaatatgCGAGccaagcgagcgcgaaatttttatcggacttaaaacaaaaatgacataaaatttagcccaaacgtacttaacgttttgtttgttgacaaatgcaaaaataagggccacaATGTAGTTGCtgaaaacgcgagcgaagcgaacgcgaaattttatcggacttaaaccaaatattacgtaaaatttagcccaaacgtatttaactttttgtttgttgactaatgccaaaataagggcatatagtttctgaatacgcgagcgaagcgagcgcgaaatttttatcggacttcaaccaaatattacgtaaaattttgcccaaacgtacttaactttttgtttgctgacaaatgcaaaaataagggcatacagttcttgaatacgcgagcgaagcgagcgcgaaattttaataattttttaagactcaaaaccaaaatgacgtaaaatgtagcccaaacatacattttcatgaatggggggactaggtacgacacacccgatataataataatggtgtccacggccgattttcggccacggcggctgttctcacttaaggagatcagccagctgcgcaggacatattgtagtgcacgagcatttgcgcagacacaggtgtactccctattccttcactctcttaaCCCGATGGGTCGGctatccgacacgaccggaaagagatcaggcgcaggaccgacatttacgtgctctccgatgcacgggtgaatcaatcaccaatttccagactacgggctgctttgtgaaagcttaagatacacccgctcgcaattataagtcgataaaaattaagttagataacgtatagtcAGTGCCGTAACTAGCCTTTTATGCGCCCGGTGCGAGCTTTCAAAACTGCGCCCTTGAAAAATGCTCTAACCAGGCTCTGACAATaaagtggacaaatgtgcatGTTTGGGTAACGAAATCATAGCGTGAAATATTCATATTCgtatttaaatcaataaaattgtcgcatacctcgatagatggcgttgtcgtcgaattagatcgcgctatggtttcgttacaagcaaATACGTATGTaagttagaatattatttttttgtgagatCAAAACGCGAGCATTGAAATAGGCAATAtacttgtaaattaataataacagtaTTTAATTGCCATCCCCTCCCAAGTCGACCCTCGGTCTCGTACATGGTCCTTAGGAGTCGGATGTGGTCGGGAGTGTTTCGTGGTGGTTTCCGGTGGTGGTAGAAATTACCACCCTTCGCTTCGTTACTGGGCAGTGGATCGCTGTCCAGAGCATCCCCTTCAGTGGGTACCAGGTGAGAGGTGCCAGGAGCTGGAGGTGGAAGACCGGTTGGCGCAGGGTGCATCCAGTGGAGCGTGGTGCAGCACTACTGGTGGCAGCAGCAACCGGAGGGACGAGGCAAGGGAGGAGAAGAGGTGCAGCTCGTGGCCACGAGAGGGCGCCACTTGTACTGTGGCGCAGACATCACAACGGGGCATCAGCAGTTAGTGTCAGTGAGTGAATCAGTGGATAAATCGTGAGTACAATTATTTCCAATTATTATCAGGAAGATTAGTTGGAAATTTCCAAAAAAGTGAAAGTTTATTGGAAATTAATTTCCATtataaattaacttagtaattttTTTAGTAGTTTGGACTTGTAATAGTTTTAAGTGAAAAGTGGTTGAGACGGGGAATCCATGCCCGATTTTGGGTTCAGTGAACTTCTGTTTAAAGActtgtaaaattttaaagttataGTTTAGTACTTTGTTGTTCAAATAGTTgtttacgttttattattacataatggAAGCGTTTAGTGATCTGCAAGATGATATTAAAGCCAAAATGTTAAAAGCTAAGGCTAATTTTAAGAAGTCCCCAAAGGAAAGATTAACGACTTCTTATGTGGAAACCAGGCTAGATAATTTAGAACAACAGTGGTCTCTATTTTCAGACActcatactaaaattataagtcAAGTCAAGAGATCAGATTTGTATAGTTCAGACTACCACAAAAATGCAATATATGATGATGTAGAAGAGTTGTACGTAGAATATAAGACTGATTTAAAAGAGatgttatgtaaattaaattcgaaTAAACAAAGTGTTGTTGTATCTGGTCAAAGTTCAGCTACACGTTTcaagttgcctgaaataaaaattcctaTGTTTTCGGGTAATTATACGGAGTGGCAGACATTTAGGGACTTGTTTTTAGGTCTTGTGCACGAAAACAAGGCCCTAGATGATGCCCAAAGGTTTTACTATCTCCGAGGTCATTTGACAGGAGAAGCTGAACAGCTATTGcgaaatattaaaatgtcgtcCGATAGTTATCAAATTGCTTGGGAAAAGTTGGACAGTATGTACAATAATAAACGGTTTTTAGCTAACGGCATCTTGAAACGTTTGTTAAGTCAAAAGAATTTAGTGTCTGAATCGGCTACTGAAATTAAGAAACTTATAAGTACAACGTCAGATTGCTTAGAGTCAATAAAAAATCTAGGTATTGATGTTTCATCCTGGGATATATTGATTAttcatattataagtataaaattaGATAAAGATACTCGAAAGGCCTGGGAGTTGAAGGTAGCCTCAGAGCCATCTGATGATTTACCAACTTTTGTTCAGTTCTCGGAGTTCTTAACAGGTCGATTCAGAGGTCTAGAAAATATAGAAACTAAGTTAAATAATAGTGATAAGAAAGTTACCAAGTCTTTtcacattgttaaaaaaaatgctgatcACACTGCGTCTTGTTTATATTGTTCTGaagatcataaaatatatttatgtaaaaagttcGGTAAAGAAACTAACGATGCCCGTCGTAATTTTGCTCTGGAAAAtaagttgtgttttgtttgccTTCTCAATAACCATTCTGCAAAAGCCTGTAGAAACACTCTTAGATGCCAAGTGTGCAAACGCCGCCACCACACGTTATTACACCCAACAGGTGTTTCGGGGTCTGGTGTTGgggaaattaataataatgctcGCGAGGAAGCCTCATCGTCTGCTGGTAGGTCGGTGAAGgaggatacaaataaaaatagtagtGAAATAACCGTTCAAGCGGAGGGGTCAAGCAAACCGATAGTGTCATGTCTTTCGACAGGAAGAGGTCAGAAAACTGTGCTCTTAACTACGGCTTTGGTTAAAGCTGAGTCGAAAGAAGGGAATTATCAGGTCATTAGGGCTTTGCTAGACCAAGGGTCACAGGGTTCTTTCGTTACGGAGTCCACAGTCCAATATTTAGGATTGAAGAAAAAGCCATCAAGGCACACTGTATTAGGTGTAGGGGGTGAAAAAAGTGTAACGTCTAAGTTCACTGTTGATATTAAGTTGAGGTCAAGAATAGATCCGAATTTCCAGGTAGGGGTTAATGCTTACGTACTGAAGTCGGTCACCACCCTTCTTCCAGCTACGAGAGTAGCCAGGATAGAATGGATAGATTTGACCGAGGATGATTTGGCTGATCCTGAATACCACAAacctaataaaattgatattttattgggtGCTGAGGTTTACAGTCAAATTATCCAGGAGGgcattaaaagaaatataacTGGAACTCTATTGGCGCAAGATACTAGTTTTGGATGGATACTGTCGGGATCTTGTGAAGTGGATCCTGAGTCAAATGTTCATTCACACATTGCCGTGATGCACTCCAGTGTTCAAGCCGATGACATGTTGAAACGATTTTGGGAGTTGGAAGCTGAACCATCTGGAACAAAGAAGATACTCACGGAGGATGAAattaaatgtgaaaaaatatttacggcTACCACAAAGCGGAATAGCATGGGCAGATACATTGTAAAACTGCCGCTGCGTGATTCTGACCCGGTCAGTAAGGTTGGCGAGTCTAAGTGCATTGCTGAAAAAAGACTGAAGAGTTTAGAGACAAGGTTAAAGAAGAACAGTACATTAAGAGAAGATTATGCTAAGGTTATGCAAGAATATTTAGATTTGAAGCATATGAGAAAGATTACAGAAAAGGAAAAGGATAATAGTAAAGCAATATACTTACCTCATCACGCCGTCATCCGGGAGGATAAGGAAACGACGAAAGTGCGTGTCGTATTTGATGCTTCCTGCAAAGGAACAATGGGAATGTCACTTAATGACAACTTATTAATTGGTCCGACGTTACAAGCTGAACTCCGTCATACGATTATGCGATGGAGAACCCATCCGATATGTCTTGTCAGCGACGTCATCAAAATGTATAGAGCGGTACTGCTTGATAATTCTGATACAATGTATCAACGGATACTCTGGAGAGACGATCCTGGAAAGGAAATAGAAGAATACGAGTTGATGACCGTCACTTTTGGTACCGCATCAGCACCATACTTAGCGGTTCGTGCATTACATCAAGTTGCGTATGATGAATGTAAGGATAAGCCGCAGGTGGAGAAGATAATTCTTAATGATTTTTACATGGATGATTTGATGACGGGAGCGGATACTACAGAAGAGGGATACAAAATCTACATAGAGATGAACGAAGTTTTAGCTAAAGGTGGCTTCTACTTGCAAAAATGGAGGAGTAATAGCAAGGCATTATTAGATAAAATCAGGGAGGGTAAGTGTACTACAGATGACGAACTAAAGATAAAAACTGACGAGGTTACAAAAATACTGGGACTTACCTGGAACTCATGTGATGACGTCTTCCAGTATGCCGTAAAACTTCTGACGGTCACTGCACctataacaaaaagaaaaattatcgCCGAAATAGCGCGGTTGTTTGACCCATTAGGGTGGCTAGCGCCTAGTATTGTATtagccaaaatatttattcagaaaTTGTGGTTAGCAGGTTTAGAGTGGGATCAAGAAATTCCTAATAATTTAGTACAGGAATGGGCTACTTACCATCGCAACTTACCTTTCTTGGGCGAGGTTAGAATCCCACGATGGCTGCATATTGTCGCTAACGTAAAGCAGGAACTCCATGGCTTCTCTGATGCTTCCAAAATGGCATATGCAGCTGTCATTTATCTCAGAGTTATAGATGACGAGGGAAAAATTAACATTTCTCTGGTCACGTCGAAAACAAAGGTGGCACCAATTAGACAAGTGTCTATACCAAGGCTCGAACTATGTGGGGCCGTTCTTCTGGCCAAATTAATGGCTGAAGTAGGAGATGTAATGGGTATCCAGAAGTGTGATTGGCATGCGTGGACAGATAGTGAAGTGGTACTGGCTTGGCTCAATAGTCATCCGAGCCGCTGGAAGACGTTTGTAGCCAATCGTGCTTCAGATATTTTAAACATCGTGGATACTTACCACTGGTCACACGTGTCATCTAAAGAAAATCCTGCAGATTGCGCTTCCCGTGGTGTGTGCCCATCTGAATTAAAATCTACGGCTATATGGTGGAATGGTCCGGATCTGTTGCGACAGGAAGTGATTGAATATAAAAGACCGAAGCATCTCGCAACACATTTGGAAGAAGTCAAGGTGCACACGACTGCGTTGGATACAATTACCATCTGGAATAAGTTTTCGAagttgtcaaaattaattagagTCATAGCGTactgcaagcggtttctgaatCTGAGGAAAAATGCAACTAATAAACATAGCACAAAAGAATTAACAAAGCAGGAGCTGGACGATGCTACGAACACTTGCATAAAAAGATGCCAAGAGGATTTTGCGGAAGAATTGAAGGAATCAAAGAATAGTAAGAAAAAGGGTAATCTGAAGTCGTTAAATAGCTTTATTGATTCTGATGGAATTATAAGAGTTGGAGGAAGACTAGACATGTCTCAATTGGATCAGAATCGCGTACACCCAATCCTCTTGCCAAAAGAATCTTTTTTGAGTCAGCTTCTGGTTGCTGACGCTCATGCAAAAACCATGCATGGGGGCCCGCAGCTTATGGTCACATATTTAAGATCCAAGTATTGGATTATCGGGGTTAAATTGCTAGCCAAAAAATATGTGAGGAACTGTGTTACATGCATTAGGTATGCAGCCAAAACTCGAACTCAACTTATGGGGCAACTACCATCAGCACGTGTAAcaccaaataaaccttttttatgTACAGGAGTGGATTATGCAGGACCCATAAATATAAGAGTATCGAAAGGGCGTGGGAACAAATCATATAAGGGTTACATTGCACTCTTTATATGCATGTCTACTCGAGCAGTTCATATAGAAGTAGTTAGCGAGTTGAGTACCAAGGGGTTCTTAGCTGCGTATAAAAGATTTGTAGCTAGGCGTGGTCGCTGCGCCGAGTTGTACAGCGACAACGGTACAAATTTTGTAGGTGCTGCGCGTGAATTACTTGTTTTATACAATGCCGAAAAATCTAATTTTAACGCCGAATTAGCAGAGTATCTTGCTACAAATG
Coding sequences:
- the LOC124633113 gene encoding uncharacterized protein LOC124633113, encoding MEAFSDLQDDIKAKMLKAKANFKKSPKERLTTSYVETRLDNLEQQWSLFSDTHTKIISQVKRSDLYSSDYHKNAIYDDVEELYVEYKTDLKEMLCKLNSNKQSVVVSGQSSATRFKLPEIKIPMFSGNYTEWQTFRDLFLGLVHENKALDDAQRFYYLRGHLTGEAEQLLRNIKMSSDSYQIAWEKLDSMYNNKRFLANGILKRLLSQKNLVSESATEIKKLISTTSDCLESIKNLGIDVSSWDILIIHIISIKLDKDTRKAWELKVASEPSDDLPTFVQFSEFLTGRFRGLENIETKLNNSDKKVTKSFHIVKKNADHTASCLYCSEDHKIYLCKKFGKETNDARRNFALENKLCFVCLLNNHSAKACRNTLRCQVCKRRHHTLLHPTGVSGSGVGEINNNAREEASSSAGRSVKEDTNKNSSEITVQAEGSSKPIVSCLSTGRGQKTVLLTTALVKAESKEGNYQVIRALLDQGSQGSFVTESTVQYLGLKKKPSRHTVLGVGGEKSVTSKFTVDIKLRSRIDPNFQVGVNAYVLKSVTTLLPATRVARIEWIDLTEDDLADPEYHKPNKIDILLGAEVYSQIIQEGIKRNITGTLLAQDTSFGWILSGSCEVDPESNVHSHIAVMHSSVQADDMLKRFWELEAEPSGTKKILTEDEIKCEKIFTATTKRNSMGRYIVKLPLRDSDPVSKVGESKCIAEKRLKSLETRLKKNSTLREDYAKVMQEYLDLKHMRKITEKEKDNSKAIYLPHHAVIREDKETTKVRVVFDASCKGTMGMSLNDNLLIGPTLQAELRHTIMRWRTHPICLVSDVIKMYRAVLLDNSDTMYQRILWRDDPGKEIEEYELMTVTFGTASAPYLAVRALHQVAYDECKDKPQVEKIILNDFYMDDLMTGADTTEEGYKIYIEMNEVLAKGGFYLQKWRSNSKALLDKIREGKCTTDDELKIKTDEVTKILGLTWNSCDDVFQYAVKLLTVTAPITKRKIIAEIARLFDPLGWLAPSIVLAKIFIQKLWLAGLEWDQEIPNNLVQEWATYHRNLPFLGEVRIPRWLHIVANVKQELHGFSDASKMAYAAVIYLRVIDDEGKINISLVTSKTKVAPIRQVSIPRLELCGAVLLAKLMAEVGDVMGIQKCDWHAWTDSEVVLAWLNSHPSRWKTFVANRASDILNIVDTYHWSHVSSKENPADCASRGVCPSELKSTAIWWNGPDLLRQEVIEYKRPKHLATHLEEVKVHTTALDTITIWNKFSKLSKLIRVIAYCKRFLNLRKNATNKHSTKELTKQELDDATNTCIKRCQEDFAEELKESKNSKKKGNLKSLNSFIDSDGIIRVGGRLDMSQLDQNRVHPILLPKESFLSQLLVADAHAKTMHGGPQLMVTYLRSKYWIIGVKLLAKKYVRNCVTCIRYAAKTRTQLMGQLPSARVTPNKPFLCTGVDYAGPINIRVSKGRGNKSYKGYIALFICMSTRAVHIEVVSELSTKGFLAAYKRFVARRGRCAELYSDNGTNFVGAARELLVLYNAEKSNFNAELAEYLATNGTEWHFIPPHAPNFGGLWEAGIKSTKYHLKRIIGNTTLTYEEMATVLAQVEACLNSRPLSYVEDEDKVDILTPAHFLIGEPAVLVPDSNYEKANISSLQRWQLQQRMMQEFWRRWSHDYLHQFLQRRKWAHQIPEPSVGTVVLVKEDDMPPGKWLLGRIEQKHCGPDGIARVVTLRTKASIIKRPVSKLCVLPMAK